Below is a genomic region from Silurus meridionalis isolate SWU-2019-XX chromosome 1, ASM1480568v1, whole genome shotgun sequence.
CAATTAAAACATTCTGTATCTGATACACTGAACAGATTCACTATTGTTTTTCTACTCCATgtttcaaataataaattagcatattttctataaaaattgGTGGTATACAGAGCTTCCACTGGTATCCCATTATTTTCTAACAATGAacgaaaagagagagagagagagagagagagagagagagagagaaagagagagggagacttTAAAAGGGAAAGAAGCAGcaagagagaacaagagaaagtaagaaagagtgatttttttttttcacaggacTTTGTAAATGAAATAAGTGCTACTCCTTATTGTGAGAAGCCTCCCTAATATGAGCAAACACATTTTACTGACTAGTGATTAAATGCATCTGTATACCACATCTGGCGGATGGATAGCATTTAATTTAGAGTGATGATGTTGTTGAGTCCACTACTTCTCTTCCGTTACACACTGTTGGCACAATGTTGGATGCTGGAGACACAAAACATTGACAAagaaatttcattttaattaggTTGTATGATATTCCTCTCAGAATAATTGATCAATATCTTTTTTGGCATCTTTTTTCAAGATCACCACCCTGTCTTATTAAGATCTCAGTCTATTATCATGACATCACTGGGATCAGGTATTTTTACTGGATTCCAACTGATCAACAagaatcattttaatattttcacatgattagTTTCTGTCTGGTAGAAACATTTATTCCATTATGACCACATTCTAAGGAAAGAGACTTTTCTCTGACTGAATTTTTTCTGACACTATAAtatcacaggttttttttttaaagaataggCTCTTAGATATTATGACATTGCTACATTCTGACTATAAATATTAAttcttaataattatttaactgGATTTGATCTAATAAAGGTGTTCAGTCTAATAAACACATTGTAATTGCGATGTGTATTAGAGAAGTGCTAAAATTCCTTTCTGATTTAATGGCCATTTACACTAAGAtcttgatatgatttttaactctTCTGGAGATAAACTGTACCTTGAGAGAAGCTGGAGCCGGGGCCAGTGGTCACACTGAAGCGAGTGGTGGCCACCCTGAGACTGGTAGTTACATTCTTTTGTGGTTGGAACAAGATGATATGGATTTTAGGGACAAAAAGGCAACCCAGCACCACTGAGCCGCTCAGACTCACTGAGATGCACATTGTGGTGGTCTGAACCTGAGAGAACATAAACAGAATAAGAGCAAACGTTACTTCACTGCAGCAGCTGAGGGTGAAGAGGAGAACGGTTACCTATTAATTCTAATTTGAGTAGAGTTGTAGTTGAATTGTCGTGTGTCCCTCCTAAAGCAGTGTATTATGTCTGTATATAGACAGTGCATGTGTGAAGAAACAAGGTTTAAGAGGTAATACACCTggtttcttattatttattgtatatagtTAAATTAATAACAGATTTTTGATTGTCAATAGAGCATAATCTTATAAACACAAGCACTTGCCTTTAGGTCTGAATGAATTATTTGAGGGACTGAAAATGTAGGCTAAAGAAGCAGCAGCTTGTATGTGTCTACTGTCAAAGTTAATGATTTGACATAATGCAGAGACAAAATAGAAGACTATTGCaatgatacagtatatgtataaataaaaaaaggtaagtATTCTAATAAACTTCTTATTGAAACCTTAAAGACAAATTGATATGTCTCTAAATTttgtctaaaataataaaacaaaagcattaaAATCAATATATAGTACTTTATACTGCTAGTCAAATACATTGTTAAAATATTGTACTAACTTTTACCATATGGCTTATGCCCTCATTACTTTGTAACAAATAAAGACATACATGATGTGTATTATAATGTGTACACAGGATGTAAGctatttaaaacagatttaatcaatttcatatattttcattgaattgaattaaataaataaaataatttaagtgATTTAACTAATACAATTTGGCTAAATAAAAAGAACTGTTCATTTTAAGTAAGAAATGTTTGCCTTTGAATAAGTCctgtgaaaatgtttaaatattataataattatataatgtggTTACACACAGGAACTAACActgcttttcatttaaaataatcctAGAGAAGTACTGATAgaaatcaagtaaaaaaaaatgtgcacaagTCAGACATACCTATTGCTTCCACATGCATGTGACGTCTATGCAACTCTGCAAGTAACATGCAGTTTTGTTTAACCGTAGATCTGAAAATAAGTGCAATTTCTGTATGAACTCCACACTAATACAGGTGCTTTAAATCGAAACACATCCTTACCAATTATTTAGTACACTTTTACTGCAACCTTCATTCCATAAAGTTCTAATAACTCCGCTTACAGATCTCCGTTCCTGCAAGCTACACATGACTTACAAAGAGCATGACTTTACCATTCTGGTAGCTGAATTAGAGTCAGGAGTATTTCAGAAAGGCAAGCATTGCATAACAATACATTTGTAGGATTTAAATAATGCAACCCAAATAACTGCACATGGAACATAACTCTTTAAGCAAATATGAGACTGCAATCATAGAGATACATTTTCTAGGGGTAAATAACTAATTGCTTCTCACCTCTGGCTTCACCTATTACCCCTCCATAGAATCTTCAAATCAATTTATTGTATTTCAGTTTTCTTCACTGGCTCATTGAACAATTCACATTTATACATGACCATTCCtgttttatacattatacaaacaAATCTCCATTATAATTATCGGTAGCATTAAATGTCCTCAAATCACCAATTTCCCACCAGAAATCCCTCATCTCACACTTCCTAAGCATGACTATAGTCTGGTCTAATAGAATTGCCATATTTTACCTTTCCAGCAAACTGTATGCACCAAAGACATACACaagcaacatttatttttgttttaaaaagacaTACTCAGGGTCATCCTGTTCTTTTTGTCTTTCCCCTTCATGCTCATGGCTGCACAATTTTATCATTAGAGGCCAGAAGCTGCcgtccttttctctttttgttttaatctaTCTGACCCTGTGGATTCAAAGAGAAAGCCTATTAGAGCCATATTACACCTACAGATTGAAGAAAAGTCAGTCATGCAGTGTTTCCTTGGCATTGTTCATTCCTATACATCCTCGTTAGGGCCGTGTCTACCCATGAAATCATGCCCTCTTTATTTCAGGCTCTATACACAAAGGCAAGCAATCATGggtcaaaaagcttttttaattttctgtcACCTGCTGAAAGGAGGTTCAGAAGGATTGCAAATGTAATCATTTTATTGTCTTTATACAAACAGCTTCTCAAAGAACTGAAAGCAATGTAATCTCCCTGAACCGCACACATatgaatgcaataaaaaaaaatgaatattttgcaAAAGGATACTGTATCATTTCAACTGAAAATTTGAGTCTTTTTATGACATGCATTTTGGGTCATTGTGAAAACAATGCAGAAAGCACAGCTTCTGtactaaaaaataatttgtttaaaaatgtcatgCCAGCGAATTGAACAAAAGggttcattaaaaatatttgttattaattttGCTGTTTTGGCTGCTCTGAGTTGAGCTGCAAtgcaatgtaaaaataattaactgaaaataaagtttagtaGTTGAACTTGCTTTTTGATTGCAAACTCAATTTACAATGTGAAATTTTCTTCAGAAAGATACAGCCAATGAGTATATAGTATCACTATTTTggctattaataaataataaatatgtaggTATTGTAGATTATACCATAAAAGTGACATAGTAGTTGTGTCTCGATCTGGTAATGCATGAGCAGGCAATACAGGCAGAGCCATAGTGTTACCAAAAATGGATGAACAGATTTGCTGCATGAGAATGTGGTGTATGTAACATTGAAAAGGATGAAGGATAAAGGTCGTAGTACTAAAAtagataattaaataataaataagtacatgcatacatacatacataaataaataaatacataatgtCGTTTTACTGTGTTAATTGATGGTTGTTTAAATGTTAAGAAAATCATATACACTGATTCATTTATTCCATGATTAAATATATCACCCACATACAacttaaatattacattaactTGCTATTTATTGTTTTGAATTTCAGATATtttcaactgaaaaaaaaagttcattacGCCAGAGCTACTGTAGATTAGACTAATGggataataatttattttaggCAAACAACAGAACAAAGAGACTAACAACACAGACTCAAAATCATCACAAGCACAATGGCAGCTTGAGTGAACAATCGAGTCCAATCAGTAATCATGGGCAGAATAATAGAGGCTCAAGGTGTTTGTTCTTGAGCTTGATGAGGATGTGAAAGACTACAGAATGAGAATCATGGGAATTGAAGGCTGCTTTTTGAATAACAGACATGGGTGTGAAGCCATGTTTAATGTGGGTGTTGATCATTTtgcttatttcatttattattttaaagcatcAATCAGTACAAATGATAGtcactttcttaaaaaaaaagtccttacTTTAAAGAATTGCTTACtgcaagtgattttttttacatatattaaatatctatatatttacagCAAATGTATTGTGAATTGtgaattaatacttttttctttttttttagtacaaaCATGCCAGTAGGAGAGTTTATTACTCTGAATTCcccatgcttgtgtgtgtatgtgtgtgtatggcacTCTGCACAAGACCATTGTCCCCTCCATGTATTCTTTCCTCAAACTCACTGTTCAAAGGAATAGGCTTTCAATTAATTCCAATCTTGACCAGAATAAAGAAGTTACTAAAGATGAGTAAAAGAACTTGTGCTTGACCCTATTTGAGAAGGCTTCTGGGTGAAGGTTCTTGTGAAGCTTTAAACTTTTGTTGGTCATTGCATAATTGTACAGTGGCAATGTATTcaatattataatgtttttaaaagaaaaatactaaGAATTAAGAAAATGCCCATAGGAGAAaatgtgtccaaacatttgacaAATAGTGTATGAtgaattattgttattagtgTGCTATAAATGTGTTATTGTATTGGTGTTATTCTAATGTAAACTAAAATAACAATTTTGTGTGATTGCTGGCTGTATGTAAACAGTTGGAAATCTAGACATTAAAAATTACACATTCGACTAAAGGGGAAGCTTTTGTTTGCCTTAAGATCAGAATTGTAGTTTTGTTCCTTAAGCTTTTGCTGTAAATCCAAAACCATTGGAAATAAGTATTAACAATGTTAAATCTGCTTACCCTGTAGTCACTGGCTGTGACATAGAAGATGGGCTGGAAAGCCAGCCAGATGATGCAGGTGGTGTACATAGTAAAACCAATAAACTTTGCCTCATTGAAGTTCTCTGGGCACTTTCTGGTCTTGAAAGCGTAGAAGGTACACAGGATAATGAGGACACAGTTATAGGTCAGTGAAATTAGCATGCTGGAGTCCTTGCTGTTGCATTTCAATCTGACTATGTCCCTTCTCTCAGGACTGACCTCTTTCCTTACACCTGGTGTCTCTACCAAGAGCCAGACCATCACCACTAACAGCTGACAGGAAATGAGGCCAGCACAAATAGCTACCTGTGAAACTGGACTTATAAACCTTGGCCTTTGTGCACCATctttgacaccactgaagatacGGGCAATGCGGTTGGTCTTGGTCAGGAGCGCTGAGTAGCAGACTGCAAAGGAGGTACCAAGTCCAAGACGACGTAACGTACACACAACTACTGAAGGTTTGGCGATGTAGATAAAAGTTATGCAGTAACAGAGAAGCACACCCAGGAGTAAAATATAGGAAAGTTCTCGTCCACTAGCTTTAACTACAGGCGTTTCATTGTTCTTTATTAAGAGACAAATCACAAAGAGTGTGCACAGGATCCCAAGACAGGCAATAGTGACTGGTCCTACGGCCCAGGCATCCTCCCAGTGGATATACTCCTCAGGCAAGTCATAGCAGCCAGTCAGGTTGGCCAGTGGCCATTGGCCAAAGCTGCATTCTGCGCAAGTGAATTCATCCAGGAGATACTGGTAGGGCTGGCAGGGGATGCAGATCCAACAGCAGACATCACCAGGCTGCATGCTCTTAATTTCATTCATCCTGCAGGGGTCACTACACTGAGAGGTAGGTAACACTTGGTTATCCCAAGGAATAAGATTTATATCTAGGTTCAAAGTCTGGCCCCAATAGCCCACTTTACGGTATACATATGTGCCATTCTCTATGTGGTAGTGAAAGATGTTGTAGCGACCCAGGCTGTCCCCATAAGCATCAAAATTAACAGTGTTCTCTGTTTCAGCTGGACGGAATGGAGCTGTAGAAACAAAGGACAAAAGGTAAGCCAATATGATCAAGGTCAAAGTGACATGGAAAGACTTGAAAAAAAGCTTCAAATCTATTATATCAGAGCCTTTTGAAAGCTTTTATAATATCCCCTCTCTGCACTTACAACCATAAAAGCTTCACCATGAATTTACATAATTAAGGCTAGTAGGTGGATTCACAAGATTGTCATGTTTCTTTTCAGGTAATTTTTCAGTTCTTGAAAGAACatcaaaaaaaagtttcactttagataagacaaaatatatatttttgtatgacAGAAACAGGTTTTTCCTCAGCATCCCCAAACATCTTTATACAAATATTGATTTCCCGTTTGTTTAAGCGTAATAGCTTTCAGCGAATAAGATGCACAATCAAAATGATTGCCCTACCAAAGTAGTGAGCTTGATTCAATCCTTGAGTTCATTTCACTTCCTTGGTTATCCTCAAAAGAAATGGCTTTACATGTCCATTGATCTTTCAGATTAGGCTGGTTTAAAAGACAACCAGCAGGATAGAGGCACTCTGTTTTATAGACTGTGCCCCCTACTGTGTCAGTACAATACGATACAAACAGGTTCAACACATAGCAATTTACAACTCAAGCTCTTTGTTACAAACTTGCATAATTAAATTTCGTATCAGATCATTTcttttcacaaataataattacatatgtACTCTGTGATATAGAAcaattgcatatttttttatgtgatttacTCTAAATCTTATCTACATTTTCATCCTATTTTGTCATGTATCATGAGCTACTGCATCATACTTAAAATAATTAGCAAGGCAACATTGCTGGCtttaaaatgcaataataaaaatgtgaaggTAGTAAAAAGTGGAATGTCATCTTTAATTTAAAGGTATTTAAATCAGGCTTGGTGAATCATAAAGGGCAACATGGTAGTGACGTAGGTAGTGTTGCCACCTCATACCTCTAGGGtccagtctgtgtgtgagaatgtcCTCCAAGTTCTTAGTTGTGTGTAGGTGAAATGGCTACTATGAAGGGCTGTAgaagtaaatatgtgtgtgtgtgtgtgtgtgtgtgtgtgtgtgtgtgtgtgtgtgtgtgtgtgtgtgtgtgtgtgtgtgtgtttggttgtgtacACATGTTGCCACTAGTGAACTAGTGTCCCATCAGTGTGTATTCCAGGACATGCCAATAGCTGATGATTGAGCTCTCCCACTAAAACCTTGGACCATGTATTGGgaacaggggtattgtcatgctgtgTCAGCCTGGCAACTTGGTGGTGTTAGTAAAGGGAAATTTCAGTGCTACAGCAAATACTGTACAAAGGCATATAGTTGTTTGTTTCTAATTTTCTGGCACTAATTTGAAAAGAAATCACATTGGTGTGATGGTAATATGTCACAAACATttggtcatatagtgtatatagacAAATCAGtgtacatataaacatattctTCATATAATTTGCACTCATGCAGTATGTAGACATCATCAGACCATTTTTATTTGCAGCTTATTTTAGGAGCCTTTTGCATCCTCTAAGAAATTTTGTTCAGTCATTTGGCTTAAAAAACCTGTTTGCttctgacaataaaaaaaatatttaatatgtttttgttgCTTAGTTTTAAGGCAGATGGCTGGATCTGAGCTGTTATTTTCTGCACACTTCAAACATCCTGGTGGTGGTCTAAGCAGCCACATGATTTACAGGTAAAGTGGTGTGTTTTGTAACATGAAGAGATCGTTTTCCTTCAcactccttttctcttttagtACATAATTTCTCATTCGCCCACAGCATAATTCAGAACACTGATTTTCTGATAATGAAGTTTATCAGtagtttaattgtattttacaaAATACTGTGTCTTGTACCGAAACAGTGTactaaataatttttcttaatTTCAGCTGTCCTATTGTCTCATAGCCTGCTTTACTACCTGTGATTACCAAAATTACACATAGATACACTCAAAGTAAAGCTGAGTGTGGCAGCGGGGGTGTGGTTGAGCATCAGCTGTAGATGGAGAAGAGGAAGCAGGCAACGCATAATGATTCTCATCTGGGTCTTATTACCACCTGCCTATTTAGGTGTGCTGAGTGACAAAGCTGGCAGagcctcaacacacacacactcacacacacacacacacacacacacacacacgccactcaTTTGTGTTTGTAGTACACAAAtgagtggcgtgtgtgtgtgtgtgtgtgtgtgtgtgtgtgtgtgtgtgtgtgtgtgtgtgtgagtgtgtgtgtgttgaggctCTGCCAGCTTTGTCGCAAAAggttttattacaataaaaataagccAAAGCTTAACTAAGAAATGTGCCTTCTGCTCAAGTTTTCTCAGCACATACACACTGGGTACTACACCAACATTCAGTTCAAATACTAAATAACTGAATGCAGAGACAAAACaataattttaaatcaattaaatgtacatttataatataaagtaagggtaataactttataaaaatacaatttaaccTGCCAGAAATGTGGAATATTTACCATCAAAGTACTCACCATTAAACTGGGTCTTCAAGATGTAATCTTTATACAGCTTCTTTCCATTTACTGGTTTCATGGCACTGCAGATTTTAGTGGTGTTTAAACATACTGCTTGTCTCAGGTTGTGCAGTGCATGGGCCATTGCATACACAGCATTCACTACAAACATGATCTTGGATTCCTGCTCAAACTTGCCATCGCGGAGAGAATGCTTGCCACAGTTAATATCATGCAGGCTGCATTGGAACCGATTCTCCCAGAACTCTCGGAACCAGGGATTGCGAGTGTTGTTGTAAGGATTTAGATTTGTGAAGTACTCAGCAAATTTGTTGATTTGATAAGAAGCAAGTTCAATGGTGAATGCTCCGTCAGCCACTGATTCACTTCCTTTCACCACACTCTCCTGTGCCCCCCAGCCATCACTGGCTACCCAGATAAACGACACGTTCATGCGATTTGCTGCAACTAGAAGCTCCCGGGCATCCTCACTTCTTGTAAAGAGTATTACAACTTTAGCATTGGACTTCTGTAACAGAGACCTGATCACTCCATCATAACTGTAGCGGTCCATTGAGCGGCTAACCTTCGCAGATGTAGCAATGCAGATTTGCAAGGCTCTGGCCTCCTGCTGAAAAGCATCGATGCCAGTTTCTCCATAGTCACCCTCTGAGGCAACAGTGGAGACATAAGTCCAGTTGAAGTAGCGCAGGATCTCAGCCATGGCCTTAGCTTGGTAGAAGTCTGGGGGAACCGTACGAGCAAAGTAGTCATAGCGGGACTTATCACTGAGCTTAGCACTTGTTGAGGCATAGCTAATCTGTGGGATCTGGAAAAGTCGCAAAAGGTTGGCCACCTGCATGAAGAGAATGATCAATGAAGTGTGCAGAAAAGAGTCTTTAAACACTGTTAGGCTGagcaattataataaaattatttataaattataggTTATACAGTATAACAAATTAGAGCATTAACGTAATgactaaaaagtatttttttttttttttattgtgtaaaacACAATACCAATACCAACCAACAAAAACCAACATAAGATATATTGTATTGCCTCAGAATAGTCAGATTAGTATATGTATCTCTAACTGTATTTGTCTAGTAATCCAAATATCTATATCGGTTGacacattaacatttaaaccAAGTGGATGTGGTCTATTTTTGTATGTGGACTCTACCATGATTTTGTATCTCCCTTTCAGTTTTGTTGTCATACTGACATGCCAAGGGTAGTAATGGTTTACAGCTACATTATCCATTATCCAGTACAATGCTGACTACAAACATGGCAGCTACAAATCACATCACCCAGCTACAACAGTCAAGTTACCATCTTACTCATTACACACATCTATTTATAATTACACAAGACAGTATATAAGAACTCTCTACCCACACTCACCTTGTGAAGCATATACTCTGTGATAGTCTGGTTGCCATTAAGCCTTGCCAAATTCCCTGCTTGTACTCTGCACACAATGTACCTCTTCTTAAAGTACTACAGGACAAAAGCATTCCTAATAATCtgtgttctttttctttctttgttgaGCTACACTTTACACCTGCTCAATGATGAGGTGCTGGTAATCCTGACTCTCTGCCCACTAGTTCAAATTCTCTGCTTCTTCTAGGAGCTTCATTCACCTGATCTCATATTGTTGTTGAGAATGGCACAGAATAGAATACAGTTGTGAAAGATCAATGAATCACAGTATCTGTGGTCACCAAAATCAGGTTGGCTTTCCTTTTAAGCTTGATACCTCTAGAGTTTTCCTCCTCATGTAATTTCAGAGTTGATCAAATGCAAAATACCCAAATGTGGAACTAGAAGTAAGTCTGCCTGAGACAATATGAATCTTTTTTTCCAATAGAGAGAGGTCTCTCATtttgacataaataaataagaaacatgTATATGTTTTTGAAAATGCATGCTGGATGCTATGGCAAAGCACCACTGCATACCTGCTCAATTTATCACAGTCAATCTACCTTCTAGGATGTCTTTGAGGGATTGAAAGAACATAGAGCCCATGggaaaacaaacacagacaaacGGAAGAACATGCAGAACTCGATGATGACAGTTTAATCCAGAATTAAATCAAGTGTCCTAAAGCTATGAGGTGCCAATGCTGCTCCCTGCACCATTATGCTATCAGGACCTACAGTGTAATAGTAGTCATTTGGCagtttttacagcttttttACAGCTTGTTGTGTAAAATGACAATtagcacattttaaaaagtccTAGCTTTTAGTTCTATTAACAAATGAGATATTGGCTTCAGCAGTTCATGCTCTTTTAGTATAATGTTGATCAGAGTTTGGATggcttaataatttttttaaacaaaaccctGTTACAAAGTACACTgccaaaaaatgtttaaaaatgttttttagcaTAGAGAGCTCAGCATgcatacatttaatacatatgttgctatagaaacagtgAGAGATGTAGACAGAGGTTAGTACTGGAAAAGGCTTGTTTCTATGCACTTTCTTATGTTCCACTGACACTGACTTTATTGTAATACAAAATGACTATAAAACATCTAGTCTGTTTAAGCAATTCTTGCAGCCTCTATTTGAATAAACTATGTTTCAAGACAgctgaatacatttataataatacatttacctTCCTGGATCTTTACTACTGACATGGCCTGCTTTACACTTTTTGTATGTGACCTGTTTTAATACAGATATGATTGAGAAAAATCTATATACATGACATTTGAATCAAACAAATTATGACTATAACTCCAGGGTCCTTGATTTAATCCAGACCAGGGATTATGTCAGTGTTTACAGGATTGGTTCTGATCCACCTCAAGCAGGTACACAGGAAAGATAAATAAAGGAACAAATTATTCTGAATTATTCTTAAATATACCgttcaaaatattatatttttttaatctctatATCACTCTGAGTGCCCAGAAATTGTAAAAACAATTTCCACCCAACAGCCTCTGTTCTATTATATGCTAGCTACCAACCAGGATAGGTGATGACTAACACATGCTTTCACCAAAACATGTGAAATTAGTCaagtacatatatttttttaattctgctcAGATTGCATTTCAAAGCATCATAAGACACTCATATCCTCTTCTGCATACACAAGCTACAAAGGCCAAAGATTTGCTAGTGTCACTAGTCACTAGTGTCACAGGAGATACAGTAATGACATTTCTTCCACTCATAGCGCACAAGCAATTTCGCTCACTTG
It encodes:
- the grm2a gene encoding glutamate receptor, metabotropic 2a translates to MARRLLFLQAQGHSWPLHLLLLLLLVARSPQALEVSGYSSDTAKKDIIIEGDLVIGGLFPVHQKGEGAEDCGRINAQRGIQRLEAMLLALDEINKDNRILPGVTLGAHILDTCSKDTYALEQSLEFVRAVLTKVDDSEYTCPDGSYAIHDDVPLAISGVIGGSYSDVSIQVANLLRLFQIPQISYASTSAKLSDKSRYDYFARTVPPDFYQAKAMAEILRYFNWTYVSTVASEGDYGETGIDAFQQEARALQICIATSAKVSRSMDRYSYDGVIRSLLQKSNAKVVILFTRSEDARELLVAANRMNVSFIWVASDGWGAQESVVKGSESVADGAFTIELASYQINKFAEYFTNLNPYNNTRNPWFREFWENRFQCSLHDINCGKHSLRDGKFEQESKIMFVVNAVYAMAHALHNLRQAVCLNTTKICSAMKPVNGKKLYKDYILKTQFNAPFRPAETENTVNFDAYGDSLGRYNIFHYHIENGTYVYRKVGYWGQTLNLDINLIPWDNQVLPTSQCSDPCRMNEIKSMQPGDVCCWICIPCQPYQYLLDEFTCAECSFGQWPLANLTGCYDLPEEYIHWEDAWAVGPVTIACLGILCTLFVICLLIKNNETPVVKASGRELSYILLLGVLLCYCITFIYIAKPSVVVCTLRRLGLGTSFAVCYSALLTKTNRIARIFSGVKDGAQRPRFISPVSQVAICAGLISCQLLVVMVWLLVETPGVRKEVSPERRDIVRLKCNSKDSSMLISLTYNCVLIILCTFYAFKTRKCPENFNEAKFIGFTMYTTCIIWLAFQPIFYVTASDYRVQTTTMCISVSLSGSVVLGCLFVPKIHIILFQPQKNVTTSLRVATTRFSVTTGPGSSFSQASNIVPTVCNGREVVDSTTSSL